A single window of Mycolicibacterium aurum DNA harbors:
- a CDS encoding (Fe-S)-binding protein: MDTQMLIRIVAGVLMIAVVGVLAAKRVLWLTKLIRSGQPMSEGNNRKDHLQKRITTQIEEVFGQTRLLRWNTAGIAHFFTMWGFFILGSVYVEAFGQLVDHDFHIPFVGRWDALGFLQDFFALAVLLGIITFSIIRIVREPKKHGRDSRFYGSHTGGAWLILFMIFNVIWTYALVRGAAVNTGALPYGNGAFFSQAMGWVLHPLGEPANEWIETFALLAHIAIMLVFLLIVLHSKHLHIGLAPINVTFKRMPNGLGPLLPVESKGELVDFEDPAEDAVLGRGKIEDFTWKGFLDMTTCTECGRCQSQCPAWNTGKPLSPKLVIMNLRDHMFAKAPYFLDGKESPLENTPEGGLGEEIRGEKKSEEHAHEHVPESGFERIPADSPLQATRPLVGTLEQGGVIDPDVLWSCTTCGACVEQCPVDIEHIDHIVDMRRYQVMMESEFPGELGVLFKNLENKGNPWGQNAKDRTNWIDEVDFDVPVYGKDVESFEGFEYLFWVGCAGAYEDRAKKTTKAVAELLAAAGVKYLVLGEGETCNGDSARRSGNEFLFQQLAAQNVETLGELFEGVERVDRKVVVTCPHCFNTLGREYPQLGGNYTVLHHTQLLNRLVRDKKLVPVKSTEQQDITYHDPCYLGRHNKEYAAPRDLIGASGATLTEMPRHADRGLCCGAGGARMWMEEHIGKRVNVERSEEAVDTGASAIATGCPFCRVMMTDGVDDVAANRDVAKPEVLDVAQLLLGSLDQKSFVLPEKGTAAKEFEERAARLEAKAPAEVEEVDEVEEEAPAEAKASTATETKPVTGLGVAGGAKKPGKKTAAAEPEAKPAAAEAAPAKGLGIAGGAKRPGAKKAAAAPAAETTTETPAAESATAEPEVKGLGIAGGAKRPGAKKTAAPAAAAPAAPAETTAAQEDSQPAAPEPEVKGLGIASGARRPGAKKAPAKAAPNEGAATVVQPPNVDPDKAEAGTEAADTADSDRGLDTHKAEPEVKGLGIAAGARRPGAKKAATPTPAAAEPEPSTEAAPEPEPTADVEPTADSAPEAQPASEPTPATNGSGNGEARVVGDEPPVKGLGIAKGARRPGRK, from the coding sequence GTGGATACGCAGATGCTGATCAGGATCGTTGCCGGGGTCCTGATGATCGCCGTGGTCGGCGTACTGGCGGCCAAGCGTGTCCTGTGGCTGACCAAGCTCATCCGCTCCGGGCAACCGATGAGCGAAGGCAACAACCGCAAAGACCACCTGCAGAAGCGCATCACCACCCAGATCGAGGAAGTCTTCGGACAGACCCGGCTGCTGCGCTGGAACACCGCCGGTATCGCCCACTTCTTCACGATGTGGGGCTTCTTCATCCTCGGTTCGGTCTACGTCGAGGCGTTCGGCCAGCTGGTGGACCACGACTTCCACATCCCGTTCGTCGGCCGCTGGGACGCACTGGGCTTCCTGCAGGACTTCTTCGCCCTCGCAGTGCTGCTGGGCATCATCACGTTCTCGATCATCCGCATCGTCCGCGAGCCCAAGAAGCACGGCCGCGACTCCCGCTTCTACGGCTCCCACACCGGCGGCGCCTGGCTGATCCTGTTCATGATCTTCAACGTCATCTGGACCTACGCCCTGGTGCGCGGCGCCGCGGTCAACACCGGCGCGCTCCCGTACGGCAACGGCGCCTTCTTCTCCCAGGCCATGGGCTGGGTGCTGCACCCGCTGGGCGAGCCCGCCAACGAGTGGATCGAGACGTTCGCGCTCCTCGCGCACATCGCGATCATGCTGGTCTTCCTGCTGATCGTGCTGCACTCCAAGCACCTGCACATCGGTCTGGCGCCGATCAACGTCACGTTCAAGCGCATGCCCAACGGTCTGGGCCCCCTGCTGCCCGTCGAGTCCAAGGGTGAGCTGGTCGACTTCGAGGATCCCGCCGAGGACGCGGTGCTGGGTCGCGGAAAGATCGAGGACTTCACCTGGAAGGGCTTCCTCGACATGACCACCTGCACCGAGTGCGGGCGTTGTCAGTCGCAGTGCCCTGCGTGGAACACCGGTAAGCCGCTGTCCCCGAAGCTCGTGATCATGAACCTGCGCGATCACATGTTCGCCAAGGCCCCGTACTTCCTCGACGGCAAGGAATCCCCGCTGGAGAACACCCCCGAGGGTGGCCTCGGCGAGGAGATCCGCGGCGAGAAGAAGAGCGAGGAGCACGCGCACGAGCACGTTCCCGAGTCGGGCTTCGAGCGCATCCCCGCCGACTCCCCGCTGCAGGCCACCCGGCCGCTGGTCGGGACCCTGGAGCAGGGCGGCGTCATCGACCCCGACGTGCTGTGGTCCTGCACCACCTGCGGTGCCTGCGTCGAGCAGTGCCCGGTGGACATCGAGCACATCGACCACATCGTCGACATGCGCCGCTACCAGGTGATGATGGAGTCCGAGTTCCCCGGTGAGCTCGGCGTGCTGTTCAAGAACCTGGAGAACAAGGGCAACCCCTGGGGGCAGAACGCCAAGGACCGCACCAACTGGATCGACGAGGTCGACTTCGACGTTCCGGTCTACGGCAAGGACGTCGAGTCGTTCGAGGGCTTCGAGTACCTCTTCTGGGTGGGGTGCGCAGGCGCCTACGAAGACCGCGCGAAGAAGACCACCAAGGCCGTCGCCGAGCTGCTCGCCGCGGCCGGGGTGAAGTACCTGGTGCTGGGCGAGGGCGAGACCTGCAACGGCGACTCGGCCCGCCGATCCGGCAACGAGTTCCTGTTCCAGCAGCTGGCCGCCCAGAACGTGGAGACCCTCGGTGAACTGTTCGAGGGCGTGGAGCGGGTGGATCGCAAAGTCGTGGTCACCTGCCCGCACTGCTTCAACACCCTGGGCCGCGAGTATCCGCAGCTCGGCGGCAACTACACCGTGCTGCACCACACCCAGCTGCTGAACCGGCTGGTCCGTGACAAGAAGCTGGTTCCGGTCAAGTCCACCGAGCAACAGGACATCACCTACCACGACCCGTGCTACCTGGGCCGCCACAACAAGGAGTACGCCGCCCCGCGTGACCTCATCGGTGCGTCCGGCGCGACTCTGACCGAGATGCCCCGCCACGCCGACCGCGGCCTGTGCTGCGGCGCGGGCGGCGCACGGATGTGGATGGAAGAGCACATCGGCAAGCGCGTCAACGTCGAACGCTCAGAGGAAGCGGTGGACACCGGGGCGTCGGCGATCGCGACCGGCTGCCCGTTCTGCCGCGTGATGATGACCGACGGTGTCGACGACGTCGCAGCGAACCGGGACGTGGCGAAGCCCGAGGTGCTCGACGTGGCCCAGCTGCTGCTGGGATCCCTGGATCAGAAGTCCTTCGTACTGCCTGAGAAGGGTACGGCGGCAAAGGAATTCGAGGAGCGTGCGGCGCGCCTGGAAGCCAAGGCACCTGCCGAAGTCGAGGAAGTCGACGAGGTCGAAGAGGAAGCGCCCGCCGAAGCCAAGGCGAGCACGGCGACCGAGACCAAGCCCGTCACCGGACTCGGCGTCGCGGGCGGAGCGAAGAAGCCGGGCAAGAAGACTGCGGCCGCCGAGCCCGAGGCCAAGCCGGCTGCTGCCGAGGCAGCCCCGGCCAAGGGGCTCGGCATCGCCGGCGGCGCCAAGCGTCCCGGCGCCAAGAAAGCCGCCGCGGCACCGGCAGCCGAGACGACCACCGAGACTCCCGCGGCCGAATCCGCGACAGCGGAGCCCGAGGTCAAGGGGCTCGGCATCGCCGGCGGCGCCAAGCGTCCGGGGGCTAAGAAGACGGCGGCGCCCGCTGCTGCCGCGCCTGCGGCCCCCGCGGAAACGACTGCGGCACAGGAAGATTCCCAGCCTGCGGCGCCCGAGCCCGAGGTCAAGGGTCTCGGCATCGCATCCGGTGCCCGCCGTCCCGGTGCGAAGAAGGCGCCGGCGAAGGCAGCACCCAACGAGGGCGCGGCCACCGTGGTGCAGCCGCCCAACGTGGACCCGGACAAGGCCGAGGCAGGCACCGAGGCCGCGGACACCGCCGATTCCGATCGGGGTCTCGACACACACAAGGCCGAGCCGGAGGTCAAGGGCCTCGGCATCGCGGCCGGCGCACGCCGGCCCGGCGCCAAGAAGGCAGCCACACCCACCCCCGCGGCCGCTGAGCCCGAGCCGAGTACTGAGGCCGCACCCGAGCCCGAGCCCACCGCGGACGTCGAGCCGACAGCGGACTCAGCGCCCGAGGCGCAGCCTGCGTCTGAGCCCACCCCGGCGACCAACGGCTCCGGCAACGGTGAAGCCCGTGTCGTCGGCGACGAGCCACCCGTGAAGGGCCTCGGCATCGCCAAGGGTGCGCGCCGCCCAGGGCGCAAGTAG